The Streptomyces cyanogenus DNA segment CCCGAGCGGGTGGAGGTGCTCGGACTGTCGCCGCCCGGGCGGGAGCGTCGCTTCGAAGAACCGTGGTCTACACGGTCGACGGCACGCTGCCCGGCCATGCCCTTTCCACCCCCCGGCCGCTGCCCGACTCCGAGGGGCCCCACGCCGATGGTGGGTACCTCCCGGGTGGGCCTGATGAGGTGCACAGGCTGTGCCGAAGGCCGTACGTTGCCGAGCACATCCCTCCTGGCGGGACCGCCGTCTCGCGGCGACAGCAGGGTCTGGGACCCAACGGTGCGCCGGGCGCCCCGACACGAGGTGACCGCTCACGGCTCACGCGTCCGCAGCACTGTGCGGGGGCTCTTCGCCGAGCCGTGTTCGGCCACCGGACCGGTAGCGGAACGGAGTTGGGGTACTCGCGGCACACAGGCGCTCACCCTCCTCCGTGGTGCGCGCCCACCCGTACGTCTCCCGCTTCACGAGGATGTGACCGCGCATGACTCCCGCTGGGAAATCGCTGACGGTGGCCGCCGCTGGGCTGGCCGCCGGGGCCTTCGTCGTCATGCGGCGAGCGAAGGCACGCCCGTCCGGCACAGCCGCCGGGGACCGCTGGCTGACAGTGACGGTCAACTGCCCGCCGCACGACGTGCAGGCCGACAAGCTGCCGTCGCCGCTGCAGGAGTACGGCGGCCGCATCGAGACCCGCATCCGTCCGGCACCCGGTGACCGGGGCACGGAGCTGGCGGTGCGCCTGAGGGAAACCGAGCCGGACGCCGCGTACTCGGTGCCCGCGCGGCTCGCCGGTGCCGATCCGCGTCAGGATCTGCGCCGTGCCCTGCGCGAGGCGAAGGCGCTGCTGGAGGCGGGGGAGGTGCTTCAGCCCGACGCACCGCCCACCACACACGACACCCCGGGCAACCTCGTGCGTCTGCTCAGCCGCCGCGCCGGTGGGGAGGGAGTGCTGTGAAGGCCCTGTGCTGGGAAGGCGTCAACAAGCTCTCCGTCGAGCAGGTGCCCGATCCCGCCCTGCGCAACGACCAGGACGTGATCGTACGGCTCGTCGCCGGCACCACCTGCGGCTCGGACCTGCACCTCATCGGCGGGTACATCCCCTTCATGCGGTCCGGGGACGTCATCGGTCACGAGTTCCTCGGCGAGGTCGTGGAGGCGGGCTCGGCGGTACGCCGGCACAAGGTGGGCGACCGGGTGGTGGTCTGCTCGTTCGTCGGGTGCGGCCGTTGCTGGTACTGCGCCCACGACCTGTGGTCCCTGTGCGACAACACCAACACCAACCCCGGCATCGGTCAGGCCCTCTTCGGCGCCGACACCGGCGGCATCTTCGGCTACTCCCACGCCATGGGCGGGCTGCGCGGCAGCCACGCCGAGTACGTGCGCGTCCCCTTCGCCGACTACGGGGCCTTCCCGGTCCCGGAGGGCGTCGACGACACCAGCGCCCTGTTCGTGTCCGACTCGGTGCCCACCGGATGGATGGGCGCCGACCTGGCAGGGGTGAAGCCCGGCGACGTGGTCGCCGTATGGGGCTGCGGGGCCGTCGGCCAGATGGCGGCGCGCGCCGCCATCCTGCTGGGCGCGGAACGTGTGATCTCCATCGACCGGATCCCCGAACGCCTTCAGATGACCGAGCGGCACATCGGCAGCGAGGTCATCGACTACACGAGTACCGACGTCGGGGCGGAACTGCGCGAGCGCACCGGCGGCCGTGGCCCGGACGTGTGCATCGAGGCCGTGGGCATGGAAGCCCACAGCGACAGCCCCGTCCACCTCTACGACCAGGTCAAGCAGCAGCTCCGGCTCCAGACCGACCGTCCCACCGCCGTACGGCAGGCCATTCACGCCTGCCGCAAGGGCGGCACGGTCTTCGTCCTCGGCGTCTTCGCCGGCGCCGTCGACAAGTTCCCCCTCGGCGCGGTGATCAACAAGGGCCTGACCGTGCGGGGCGCCCAGCAGCACGGTCAGCGCTACATCCCGATGCTGCTGGAGCGGCTGGCCGCCGGCGAGCTGAGCACGGCCCACCTGGCGACCCACACCGTGCCCCTCGACGAGGCGCCGCGGGCCTACGAGATGTTCAAGGAGAAGACGGACGGCTGCGTGCGCGCGGTGATCCGGCCGGGCGACTGACCGCTCCGTTTGCCGTCCACACAGGTGGGGACCCGGCCGACCATGAGCACTACGCCACGCCGCCGCCCCCGGATGCGGCAGAGCCGCCTCCTGCGGCTGCTGGACCGCCTGGAGCGGGAGCCCAGGGCCGACGCGGTGATCGACGCGATCCGCAAGGGGGTGCGGGCCCTGCCGCTCGGCGACGGGCGGGACCTTCTGCACGGCAGGTGGCTGGGACACCCGGTCCATCCGCTGATGGTGCAGGTACCGATCGGCAGCTGGCTGTCGGCGGCGGTACTGGACCTGTACCCCGGCCGCTCCCGCGAGGCGGGCCTGTTGGTCGGCGCCGGCCTGGCCTCCGCCGCGCCCGCGGCCCTGGCGGGCTGGGTCGACTGGGCGGAGCTGCACCGACGGCAGCAGCGTGTCGGACTGGTGCACGCCCTCGCCAACTCGGCGGCCGTCGGCCTGTACGCCGCCTCGCTCACCAGCCGCGCCAAGGGACGGCACGCGACAGGCCGGGCCTACGGCTTCCTGGGGCTGACGGCGGTCGCAGTCGGCGGCATGCTGGGCGGCCACCTGGCCTATCGCCAGGCATCCGGCGCCAACCACGCCGAAGAGGTCCCGCACGTCGTCACCCAGGGCTGGCACCGGATCGGAGCCGTGGCGGACTTCCCGGTCGACCGGCCGGTACGGCGCAGCGTGGACGACGTCCCGATCCTGGTCGTCCGGGAAACCGGAGGGGCGATCCACGCCCTGGCCGAGCGGTGCAGCCACCTCGCCGGGCCGCTCTCCGAGGGCACGGTCCGCGACGGATGCGTCCGGTGTCCCTGGCACGGCAGCGTCTTCCGGCTCGCGGACGGCTGGAACGTCCGCGGCCCGGCCACCGCACCCCAGCCGGCCTTCGACACCCGGATCACCGGCGGCCACGTCGAGATACGCCTGCGCCGGCAGGACCGGGACGGGCAGGCGCCGGACGAGGTGGAAACGGGGCAGCGACGCACGGAGACGGGAGCCCATGGACACGGCAGCTGACGGCCGCCTCGCCCGACGTCTGCACGGGCTGTTGCAGCGCACCCAAAGGCAGTACGCGGCAGGACACGACCGGCCGCTGGGCGGCTACCTCGCAGCCATGGCGGGTTTCGCCGCGTACACGACGGCCTGGGCCACCGCCGTACGGCTCCGCGGGCGGCCGCTGCCCGACCGGCCCGAGCCGTGGGACGTGGTCCTGACCTCGGTCGCCACGTTCCGGCTCAGCCGGCTGCTGACCAAGGCGTCGGTCACCAGCCCGCTGCGCGCCCCGTTCACCAGGTACGTCGCCCCGCAGGGGCCGGCCGAACTGCACGAGGAGGCACAGCCCGAGGATGCCAGGCACACCGTCGGTGAACTGGCCACCTGCCCCTTCTGCATGAGCGTCTGGGTGGCCTCGACCCTGACCGCCGGCCAGCTTCTGTGGCCGCGTGCGACACGCACCGCCATGGGAGCGCTGGCCGCTCTCGCCGGGGCGGACACGCTGCAACTGGCATACAGCGCGCTCATCGAGAAGACAACCGGCGAATGATCCGCCATATGGCGTGCGCGCTCTGCTGTTGTGCGGGGCGCCGGCCGTGTGGGTGAAGGCGGTGGCAGAGGGTACCCGCCGGGGCATGCTCAAGCGCGCACTGTGGCAGGGACTGCTCGCCGGCACCGCCGGAGGAGTCGTGATGACCCTCGGTGAGAAGATCGAGCAGGCTGTCACCGGCCGGCCCGACTCGCATGTGCCCGCGCGGGTTCTCCAGCGGCTCACCGGCCTGCCCGAACGTCCGGGCAGACAGCCGCTGCCGGTCAACTGGGCCATGCACTACGGCCAGGCCGCCCTTCTCGGAGTGCTGCGGTCGATCATGGCCCAGACCGGACTGCGCGGACCGGTCGCCTCCGCCAAGTTCACCGTCGTCCGCCTCACCAACGACCAGATCCTCGAAAACGCGACAGGCGTCGGCGCCCCACCCACCACCTGGCCCCGCCAGGAGCTCGCCGTGGACCTTCTCCACAAGGCCGTCTACGCCTTCACCACCGGCGCCGTCGCCGACGCCCTCGCCGCCCGCGGTGGGCCCGGCCCCGGACAGCGCCATGCCGCCGCCCGCCCCGGCCGCCACGCCGGCTTCGGCCCCCTGCCCCGCAGGCACGCCTACGGAGCAGACGGCGGAAAGTGAGCCACTCGCGGTGCCCGAGTGCCGCATCCAAGGCGAGGACGGCCACGTCACCCGGGTATGTCAGCTGCGGCGGCCTTGACGGCCTTGGCCGTCGCGGCAAGGTTCGTGACGTCGGTGCTGCGGCGGATGTGGGAGAACTCGTAGCGTTTGGGTCTCCTTCGCCGACTCCTCCGTCAGGCGATCCCTGACGACCTCCCCCTCCTCCTCGGTGGTCTCGTGCACGGCCAAGAGCCGTACGAGACGACGGAAGGTGTCCCGGCGTTCCTCTCGCGCTGGGCGGGGTCGGGGTGCTCGCCCTCGGTCTGGACGCGGTACTCGCGCCGAACATCTCGTCGTGCTCGGCCATGACCCGGTCGCTCGGCGGGGCCTCGCCGCCGTGGATCCGCTCCTGCATCTTCTCGAACCGTTCGTGCGCCTCGCGGACGTGTCCGGCGCCGAGGGTGGTGAGGTCCATCGCACCTGGTGGGCCGGCTCGGCGGCCTGCGCCTGCCCAGCTCGCCCACCGGTTGCGAGTTCTGCGCTTACACGTCGTCGACGCGGCGCCGGTCGTCCTCGTCCCAGGTGCTGGTGTCGCGTGGCTGGGTGTAGGGCTCGGCCTCGGGAGGATGCCCGCCGACGATGGCCCGTTGGCGGACGGTCTCGGCGTCGAACTCCAGGCCCAGGAGGATCGCGAGGTTGCTGATCCACAGCCAGACGAGGAAGACGATGACACCGGCCATGGTGCCGTAGGTCTTGTTGTAGGAGCCGAAGTTGGCGACGTAGAACGCGAAGCCCGCCGAGGCGATCATCCAGATGACCAGGGCCAGGAAGCTGCCGGGCGTGATCCAGCGGAAGCCCTTGACCTTGGCGTTCGGGCTCGCCCAGTACAGGATCGCGATCATCAGGACGACCAGCAGGACGAGAACCGGCCACTTGGCGATCGACCACGCCGTCAGCGCGGTGTCACCCATTCCGAGCGCGGTGCCGGCCCGACGGGCGAGGCCACCGGTGAACACCACGATCAGCGCGCTCGCCACCGCCAGCACCATCAGGACGACGGTCACGCCGAGCCGCACCGGCAGAATCTTCCACACCGGCCGGCCCTCGGGCATGTCGTAGACGGCGTTGGCCGCGCGGATGAACGCGGCCACGTAGCCGGAGGCGGACCACACGGCCACCACCAGGCCGACGACGGCCACGACGGACCCGGTTCCGGCGTTGCCCTGCAACTGCTCCACGGCCCGGCTGATGATGTCCCGGGCCGAGCCGGGGGTGAGCTGCTTGAGGTTGCTGAGCAGTTTGTCGGTCGTCGACCTGCCCGTCACGCCCAGCAGGGACACCAGAACGAGCAGGGCCGGGAAGAGCGACAGCACCCCGTAGTAGGTCAGGGCGGCCGCCCGGTCGGTGAGCTCGTCGTCCTTGAACTCCTTCAGGCTGCCCCTGAGCACCGCACCCCAGGCTCGCTTGGGCAGCTTCGCCGGCGTGTCCGGTGCGGCTCGCTCCACCGTCCGGTGCGGTCCTGGCTCGGGCTGCTCCGGCTGCGTGGAGGACAGTGTCCGTTCGTCGGGCGCGTGATGTTTCCGGCCAAAGGGAAGCAGTTTCGTCATACGGGGCGGGTTTCCCGCAGCCGGAGCTCCAAGCGCTGCCGGACGGGCGTGTGGGGGCTACGCGCCCCGGACGGTGCTCGGCCCGGCGCACCGCGTACCCAAGGAGGTCACTTGGTTTCGGTGGCCCGCTCGGGTTCGCCGGCGCTGTCGTCCCCCCGCATGGGAAGCCGCAGCGGTCGTCCCTCGCGGTGTGCCCAGATGTCGCGGAGGACGACCTGGATCATGCCGGCGACGGGGATCGCCAGCAGAGCGCCGAGGATCCCGGCGACTTCCACGGCGACGAGGATGGCCAGCAGCACGGTGAGGGGGTTGAGCTTCACCGCCCGGGACAGGATCACAGGCTGCAGGAGATGGTTCTCGACCTGCTGGTAGACGATGAAGAACACGACGGCGGCGATGCCGGCCGGTATGGAGTGGATGAACGCTGCCAAGGAGGCCACGACGGCGCCGAGCGTGGCCCCCACCAGCGGGATGAGGTCGGCGATGGCGACGAACAGGGCCAGCAGGCCCGCGAACGGCACCCCGGCGATCAGCAGCACGACGTAGGTCAGCGCCCCGCAGATGACGCTGATCAGCAGGTTGCCGGTGAGGTAGCCGGTCACGGTCCGCGCACACTCCGCGCCCACGCGGCGGATGCGGGCGGCACGAGCCTCGTCCACCAGCTTCAGGGCGCCATCGACGGCCTTGGGGCCCTCCAGCACCATCAGATACGCCAAAACGACGATGGTGACGACGCCGGCCAGGGTGGTCGCGGCGCTGCGGACGAACGCCAGCGCGGGGGTGCCCAGCCCGGTGGCGAAGGAGCGGATCTGCTCCTGATGCTGCTGGACGTACCGCAGGGCGTGGGTGCGCTCCAGCAGATCCCCCACGGGCCCGCGGCCGGCCCGCACGTCCTCGATCATGTGAGGCAGCCGGCCGGCGAGCCGGGTCCCCTCCTGCGCCAGCGGGGTGACGAACAAGGCGACCAGCGCGCCGACGGCCACCACCGCCACCAGGAAGACCATCAGTGTCGCCACCGACCGGTGACACCGTGTCACCCGTCGCTCCACCGCGTCGACCGCGGGGTACAGGGCGACGGCGAAGAACAGCGCGATCACCGCCCAGACCAGAACGCGGCGTGCCTCGATCACCAGTTGCAGCCCGACGTACGCGGCGAGTACCAAGCCGATCGTGGCGAGGATGGTCCGTACCGGAACCCGACGAGTCTGCATGATGCCGGAGTGCCCGGCACACGGTGGGGGAAACGAACAGGCCAGATGGGCCGGCACCGCTGGGTGCCGGCCTTCCGGTCTCGGGGTTGCGCCGCGCCAGACGCCGGTCTGGCGTGCCGCCGCGCGACTCGGTGAACCCCTCGAACCGCTTGAAACGGAGACGAGGTGTCCGGGCAGCCATCCGATCCATCCGCCTCGGTGAGGCGATGGTCAGGCAAGCACGCGGCGCAGCAGCAGCGACGGTGCACGCCGCGTCAGCCAGGCGCACGCCAGACCGATCACGGCACCGGTGGCGACGTCACTGGGGTAGTGGGCGCCGGACTGAACCCGTTCGAGGGCGATCATCGCTGCCGGTAGCGCGCACGCGACACCGGCCGAGGGACAGGTGGGTGCGACCGCCGCCGTGAAGGCGACCGCCGCCGCAGTGTGTCCGGAGGGGAACGAAGAGGAGTCGGGCCGGTCGTGCACCTCCTCGTGCGGAATCCATTCCTTGGGCGGCCGCGGCCGGTCGGCGAGCTGCTTGCACAACCCGTTCGAAACCAGTTGCGCGAGCGTCAGAGCGGACAGCCCCGCGGTCGCCGCCACCCGGCCCCGCCATCCACCGGCCACGGCCATCGCCGCGGCGGCGCCCCACCACAGCTTGCTGCTCTCCGCCGCCTCTTCCACCGCCGACAACACCCGGCCGACCCCGTCGGGGATGCGGGAAGCCGCCTGCCGGGTCAGCAGCTGATCCACCTTTTCCACACAACCGCGAACCGTCATGAACTGCAGGTATCCCGCCATCTGCCGGCCACACCGAAGATCGTCGGCT contains these protein-coding regions:
- a CDS encoding zinc-dependent alcohol dehydrogenase, whose translation is MKALCWEGVNKLSVEQVPDPALRNDQDVIVRLVAGTTCGSDLHLIGGYIPFMRSGDVIGHEFLGEVVEAGSAVRRHKVGDRVVVCSFVGCGRCWYCAHDLWSLCDNTNTNPGIGQALFGADTGGIFGYSHAMGGLRGSHAEYVRVPFADYGAFPVPEGVDDTSALFVSDSVPTGWMGADLAGVKPGDVVAVWGCGAVGQMAARAAILLGAERVISIDRIPERLQMTERHIGSEVIDYTSTDVGAELRERTGGRGPDVCIEAVGMEAHSDSPVHLYDQVKQQLRLQTDRPTAVRQAIHACRKGGTVFVLGVFAGAVDKFPLGAVINKGLTVRGAQQHGQRYIPMLLERLAAGELSTAHLATHTVPLDEAPRAYEMFKEKTDGCVRAVIRPGD
- a CDS encoding Rieske 2Fe-2S domain-containing protein yields the protein MSTTPRRRPRMRQSRLLRLLDRLEREPRADAVIDAIRKGVRALPLGDGRDLLHGRWLGHPVHPLMVQVPIGSWLSAAVLDLYPGRSREAGLLVGAGLASAAPAALAGWVDWAELHRRQQRVGLVHALANSAAVGLYAASLTSRAKGRHATGRAYGFLGLTAVAVGGMLGGHLAYRQASGANHAEEVPHVVTQGWHRIGAVADFPVDRPVRRSVDDVPILVVRETGGAIHALAERCSHLAGPLSEGTVRDGCVRCPWHGSVFRLADGWNVRGPATAPQPAFDTRITGGHVEIRLRRQDRDGQAPDEVETGQRRTETGAHGHGS
- a CDS encoding DUF1360 domain-containing protein; translation: MDTAADGRLARRLHGLLQRTQRQYAAGHDRPLGGYLAAMAGFAAYTTAWATAVRLRGRPLPDRPEPWDVVLTSVATFRLSRLLTKASVTSPLRAPFTRYVAPQGPAELHEEAQPEDARHTVGELATCPFCMSVWVASTLTAGQLLWPRATRTAMGALAALAGADTLQLAYSALIEKTTGE
- a CDS encoding YihY/virulence factor BrkB family protein, which codes for MTKLLPFGRKHHAPDERTLSSTQPEQPEPGPHRTVERAAPDTPAKLPKRAWGAVLRGSLKEFKDDELTDRAAALTYYGVLSLFPALLVLVSLLGVTGRSTTDKLLSNLKQLTPGSARDIISRAVEQLQGNAGTGSVVAVVGLVVAVWSASGYVAAFIRAANAVYDMPEGRPVWKILPVRLGVTVVLMVLAVASALIVVFTGGLARRAGTALGMGDTALTAWSIAKWPVLVLLVVLMIAILYWASPNAKVKGFRWITPGSFLALVIWMIASAGFAFYVANFGSYNKTYGTMAGVIVFLVWLWISNLAILLGLEFDAETVRQRAIVGGHPPEAEPYTQPRDTSTWDEDDRRRVDDV
- a CDS encoding AI-2E family transporter, with amino-acid sequence MQTRRVPVRTILATIGLVLAAYVGLQLVIEARRVLVWAVIALFFAVALYPAVDAVERRVTRCHRSVATLMVFLVAVVAVGALVALFVTPLAQEGTRLAGRLPHMIEDVRAGRGPVGDLLERTHALRYVQQHQEQIRSFATGLGTPALAFVRSAATTLAGVVTIVVLAYLMVLEGPKAVDGALKLVDEARAARIRRVGAECARTVTGYLTGNLLISVICGALTYVVLLIAGVPFAGLLALFVAIADLIPLVGATLGAVVASLAAFIHSIPAGIAAVVFFIVYQQVENHLLQPVILSRAVKLNPLTVLLAILVAVEVAGILGALLAIPVAGMIQVVLRDIWAHREGRPLRLPMRGDDSAGEPERATETK
- a CDS encoding phosphatase PAP2 family protein, with product MAGYLQFMTVRGCVEKVDQLLTRQAASRIPDGVGRVLSAVEEAAESSKLWWGAAAAMAVAGGWRGRVAATAGLSALTLAQLVSNGLCKQLADRPRPPKEWIPHEEVHDRPDSSSFPSGHTAAAVAFTAAVAPTCPSAGVACALPAAMIALERVQSGAHYPSDVATGAVIGLACAWLTRRAPSLLLRRVLA